A stretch of the Capsicum annuum cultivar UCD-10X-F1 chromosome 10, UCD10Xv1.1, whole genome shotgun sequence genome encodes the following:
- the LOC107845555 gene encoding aspartic proteinase 36 isoform X1, which yields MERASFTATFTIVSIIIFIIILVDNDVVSCLHFSDVPNTYNRTTMVLPLFPPKDTSSSGRLLQKIPLNARMSLHDDLLLNGYYTTRLWIGTPPQSFALIVDTGSTVTYVPCSTCEQCGKHQDPRFQPEMSSTYQPVKCNIDCTCDNEREQCIYERQYAEMSSSSGVLGQDIVSFGNQSDLEPQQAVFGCENRETGDLYSQHADGIMGLGRGDLSIVDQLVEKHVISDSFSLCYGGMDFGGGAMVLGGIKSPADMVFTNSDPVRSPYYNIELKEIHVAGKALNLNPRVFDGNYGTVLDSGTTYAYLPEAAFAAFKSAVMKAVLSLKLIEGPDPNYKDICFSGAGSDISQLSKSFPPVDMVFSNGKKLSLSPENYLFRHSKVRGAYCLGIFQNGKDATTLLGGIIVRNTLVTYDRQHEMIGFWKTNCSELWDRLNLSPPPPPLPSGSDSKHSTGNMNPTLVPSGSPGYNAPGEIKVGFITFYMSLSVNYLDLKPYMTELTHLIAQELDVNFSEVHLMNLSTKGNDSLVKWAIYPAGSANYMTNAAAMEIIHRLAESRVHLPDTFGSYKLFEWGIEPPPKRTGWRQSYLIVVIALSVVLILGLSAFLGWLIWRRGQESSLPYERVESVETVVREQELQPLK from the exons ATGGAACGGGCGTCATTCACCGCTACATTCACGATAGTCtccattattatatttattattatactGGTCGATAACGATGTCGTTTCGTGTTTGCACTTTTCGGATGTGCCGAACACCTATAATCGGACTACCATGGTTCTTCCACTATTTCCTCCCAAAGACACATCGTCATCTGGTCGACTCCTCCAGAAAATCCCCCTGAATGCTCGAATGTCTCTACACGACGATCTACTCCTCAACGG ATATTATACAACCCGCCTTTGGATTGGAACTCCACCCCAGAGTTTTGCACTTATAGTGGATACTGGGAGTACTGTTACATATGTGCCTTGCTCGACGTGCGAACAATGCGGTAAGCATCAG GATCCTAGATTTCAGCCAGAAATGTCAAGCACCTATCAGCCTGTAAAATGTAATATTGACTGTACGTGTGACAATGAGAGGGAGCAGTGTATTTATGAAAGACAGTATGCGGAGATGAGTTCTAGTAGTGGGGTGCTTGGACAGGACATTGTGTCCTTTGGAAACCAAAGCGATCTTGAACCCCAGCAAGCTGTATTTGGATGTGAAAATAGGGAAACTGGTGATCTTTACAGCCAACATGCTGATGGTATAATGGGTTTGGGTCGTGGGGATCTCAGTATAGTGGATCAGCTTGTTGAGAAACATGTAATTAGTGATTCCTTCTCCTTGTGTTATGGAGGGATGGACTTTGGTGGCGGTGCAATGGTTCTTGGTGGAATAAAATCCCCTGCAGACATGGTCTTTACCAATTCGGATCCTGTACGCAG TCCATATTACAATATTGAGCTGAAGGAGATACATGTTGCTGGGAAGGCACTGAATCTGAATCCACGGGTTTTTGATGGAAATTACGGGACTGTGCTTGATAGTGGTACCACATATGCTTACCTTCCAGAAGCAGCATTTGCAGCCTTCAAGAGTGCT GTTATGAAAGCGGTTCTTTCTCTAAAGCTGATTGAAGGACCTGATCCAAATTATAAAGATATCTGCTTTTCTGGTGCAGGAAG TGATATCTCACAACTCTCGAAATCCTTTCCACCTGTTGACATGGTATTTAGCAATGGAAAGAAACTCTCTCTGTCCCCTGAAAACTACTTGTTCCGG CACTCAAAGGTGCGTGGTGCTTATTGTCTAGGGATATTTCAGAATGGGAAGGATGCAACAACTCTTCTTGGAG GAATTATTGTCCGCAACACACTTGTAACTTATGACCGTCAACATGAAATGATTGGTTTCTGGAAAACCAATTGTTCTGAATTATGGGATAGACTCAATTTATCTCCTCCACCTCCTCCATTGCCCTCAGGCTCGGATAGCAAACACTCCACAGGAAATATGAATCCTACATTGGTTCCTAGTGGCTCTCCTGGGTATAATGCACCTG GGGAAATTAAGGTTGGATTCATTACATTTTATATGTCGCTGAGTGTGAATTACTTAGACTTGAAGCCTTACATGACAGAGCTTACCCATCTCATTGCCCAAGAATTGGACGTTAACTTCTCAGAG GTCCACTTAATGAACTTATCGACAAAAGGAAATGATTCCCTTGTTAAATGGGCCATCTATCCAGCAGGATCTGCAAATTATATGACGAATGCTGCTGCCATG GAAATAATACACCGTTTGGCTGAAAGTCGTGTTCATCTTCCTGATACATTTGGAAGTTACAAATTATTTGAATGGGGTATTGAGCCACCGCCGAAAAG GACTGGATGGCGACAAAGTTACTTGATCGTAGTTATAGCGTTGTCAGTTGTGTTGATACTTGGATTATCAGCTTTCCTAGGGTGGTTAATATGGAGAAGGGGGCAAGAATCATCTCTTCCATATGAGCGTGTTGAAAGTGTTGAAACCGTAGTGCGTGAACAAGAACTTCAACCACTAAAGTGA
- the LOC107845555 gene encoding aspartic proteinase 36 isoform X3, producing MERASFTATFTIVSIIIFIIILVDNDVVSCLHFSDVPNTYNRTTMVLPLFPPKDTSSSGRLLQKIPLNARMSLHDDLLLNGYYTTRLWIGTPPQSFALIVDTGSTVTYVPCSTCEQCGKHQDPRFQPEMSSTYQPVKCNIDCTCDNEREQCIYERQYAEMSSSSGVLGQDIVSFGNQSDLEPQQAVFGCENRETGDLYSQHADGIMGLGRGDLSIVDQLVEKHVISDSFSLCYGGMDFGGGAMVLGGIKSPADMVFTNSDPVRSPYYNIELKEIHVAGKALNLNPRVFDGNYGTVLDSGTTYAYLPEAAFAAFKSAVMKAVLSLKLIEGPDPNYKDICFSGAGSNGKKLSLSPENYLFRHSKVRGAYCLGIFQNGKDATTLLGGIIVRNTLVTYDRQHEMIGFWKTNCSELWDRLNLSPPPPPLPSGSDSKHSTGNMNPTLVPSGSPGYNAPGEIKVGFITFYMSLSVNYLDLKPYMTELTHLIAQELDVNFSEVHLMNLSTKGNDSLVKWAIYPAGSANYMTNAAAMEIIHRLAESRVHLPDTFGSYKLFEWGIEPPPKRTGWRQSYLIVVIALSVVLILGLSAFLGWLIWRRGQESSLPYERVESVETVVREQELQPLK from the exons ATGGAACGGGCGTCATTCACCGCTACATTCACGATAGTCtccattattatatttattattatactGGTCGATAACGATGTCGTTTCGTGTTTGCACTTTTCGGATGTGCCGAACACCTATAATCGGACTACCATGGTTCTTCCACTATTTCCTCCCAAAGACACATCGTCATCTGGTCGACTCCTCCAGAAAATCCCCCTGAATGCTCGAATGTCTCTACACGACGATCTACTCCTCAACGG ATATTATACAACCCGCCTTTGGATTGGAACTCCACCCCAGAGTTTTGCACTTATAGTGGATACTGGGAGTACTGTTACATATGTGCCTTGCTCGACGTGCGAACAATGCGGTAAGCATCAG GATCCTAGATTTCAGCCAGAAATGTCAAGCACCTATCAGCCTGTAAAATGTAATATTGACTGTACGTGTGACAATGAGAGGGAGCAGTGTATTTATGAAAGACAGTATGCGGAGATGAGTTCTAGTAGTGGGGTGCTTGGACAGGACATTGTGTCCTTTGGAAACCAAAGCGATCTTGAACCCCAGCAAGCTGTATTTGGATGTGAAAATAGGGAAACTGGTGATCTTTACAGCCAACATGCTGATGGTATAATGGGTTTGGGTCGTGGGGATCTCAGTATAGTGGATCAGCTTGTTGAGAAACATGTAATTAGTGATTCCTTCTCCTTGTGTTATGGAGGGATGGACTTTGGTGGCGGTGCAATGGTTCTTGGTGGAATAAAATCCCCTGCAGACATGGTCTTTACCAATTCGGATCCTGTACGCAG TCCATATTACAATATTGAGCTGAAGGAGATACATGTTGCTGGGAAGGCACTGAATCTGAATCCACGGGTTTTTGATGGAAATTACGGGACTGTGCTTGATAGTGGTACCACATATGCTTACCTTCCAGAAGCAGCATTTGCAGCCTTCAAGAGTGCT GTTATGAAAGCGGTTCTTTCTCTAAAGCTGATTGAAGGACCTGATCCAAATTATAAAGATATCTGCTTTTCTGGTGCAGGAAG CAATGGAAAGAAACTCTCTCTGTCCCCTGAAAACTACTTGTTCCGG CACTCAAAGGTGCGTGGTGCTTATTGTCTAGGGATATTTCAGAATGGGAAGGATGCAACAACTCTTCTTGGAG GAATTATTGTCCGCAACACACTTGTAACTTATGACCGTCAACATGAAATGATTGGTTTCTGGAAAACCAATTGTTCTGAATTATGGGATAGACTCAATTTATCTCCTCCACCTCCTCCATTGCCCTCAGGCTCGGATAGCAAACACTCCACAGGAAATATGAATCCTACATTGGTTCCTAGTGGCTCTCCTGGGTATAATGCACCTG GGGAAATTAAGGTTGGATTCATTACATTTTATATGTCGCTGAGTGTGAATTACTTAGACTTGAAGCCTTACATGACAGAGCTTACCCATCTCATTGCCCAAGAATTGGACGTTAACTTCTCAGAG GTCCACTTAATGAACTTATCGACAAAAGGAAATGATTCCCTTGTTAAATGGGCCATCTATCCAGCAGGATCTGCAAATTATATGACGAATGCTGCTGCCATG GAAATAATACACCGTTTGGCTGAAAGTCGTGTTCATCTTCCTGATACATTTGGAAGTTACAAATTATTTGAATGGGGTATTGAGCCACCGCCGAAAAG GACTGGATGGCGACAAAGTTACTTGATCGTAGTTATAGCGTTGTCAGTTGTGTTGATACTTGGATTATCAGCTTTCCTAGGGTGGTTAATATGGAGAAGGGGGCAAGAATCATCTCTTCCATATGAGCGTGTTGAAAGTGTTGAAACCGTAGTGCGTGAACAAGAACTTCAACCACTAAAGTGA
- the LOC107845555 gene encoding aspartic proteinase 36 isoform X5 translates to MCLARRANNADPRFQPEMSSTYQPVKCNIDCTCDNEREQCIYERQYAEMSSSSGVLGQDIVSFGNQSDLEPQQAVFGCENRETGDLYSQHADGIMGLGRGDLSIVDQLVEKHVISDSFSLCYGGMDFGGGAMVLGGIKSPADMVFTNSDPVRSPYYNIELKEIHVAGKALNLNPRVFDGNYGTVLDSGTTYAYLPEAAFAAFKSAVMKAVLSLKLIEGPDPNYKDICFSGAGSDISQLSKSFPPVDMVFSNGKKLSLSPENYLFRHSKVRGAYCLGIFQNGKDATTLLGGIIVRNTLVTYDRQHEMIGFWKTNCSELWDRLNLSPPPPPLPSGSDSKHSTGNMNPTLVPSGSPGYNAPGEIKVGFITFYMSLSVNYLDLKPYMTELTHLIAQELDVNFSEVHLMNLSTKGNDSLVKWAIYPAGSANYMTNAAAMEIIHRLAESRVHLPDTFGSYKLFEWGIEPPPKRTGWRQSYLIVVIALSVVLILGLSAFLGWLIWRRGQESSLPYERVESVETVVREQELQPLK, encoded by the exons ATGTGCCTTGCTCGACGTGCGAACAATGCG GATCCTAGATTTCAGCCAGAAATGTCAAGCACCTATCAGCCTGTAAAATGTAATATTGACTGTACGTGTGACAATGAGAGGGAGCAGTGTATTTATGAAAGACAGTATGCGGAGATGAGTTCTAGTAGTGGGGTGCTTGGACAGGACATTGTGTCCTTTGGAAACCAAAGCGATCTTGAACCCCAGCAAGCTGTATTTGGATGTGAAAATAGGGAAACTGGTGATCTTTACAGCCAACATGCTGATGGTATAATGGGTTTGGGTCGTGGGGATCTCAGTATAGTGGATCAGCTTGTTGAGAAACATGTAATTAGTGATTCCTTCTCCTTGTGTTATGGAGGGATGGACTTTGGTGGCGGTGCAATGGTTCTTGGTGGAATAAAATCCCCTGCAGACATGGTCTTTACCAATTCGGATCCTGTACGCAG TCCATATTACAATATTGAGCTGAAGGAGATACATGTTGCTGGGAAGGCACTGAATCTGAATCCACGGGTTTTTGATGGAAATTACGGGACTGTGCTTGATAGTGGTACCACATATGCTTACCTTCCAGAAGCAGCATTTGCAGCCTTCAAGAGTGCT GTTATGAAAGCGGTTCTTTCTCTAAAGCTGATTGAAGGACCTGATCCAAATTATAAAGATATCTGCTTTTCTGGTGCAGGAAG TGATATCTCACAACTCTCGAAATCCTTTCCACCTGTTGACATGGTATTTAGCAATGGAAAGAAACTCTCTCTGTCCCCTGAAAACTACTTGTTCCGG CACTCAAAGGTGCGTGGTGCTTATTGTCTAGGGATATTTCAGAATGGGAAGGATGCAACAACTCTTCTTGGAG GAATTATTGTCCGCAACACACTTGTAACTTATGACCGTCAACATGAAATGATTGGTTTCTGGAAAACCAATTGTTCTGAATTATGGGATAGACTCAATTTATCTCCTCCACCTCCTCCATTGCCCTCAGGCTCGGATAGCAAACACTCCACAGGAAATATGAATCCTACATTGGTTCCTAGTGGCTCTCCTGGGTATAATGCACCTG GGGAAATTAAGGTTGGATTCATTACATTTTATATGTCGCTGAGTGTGAATTACTTAGACTTGAAGCCTTACATGACAGAGCTTACCCATCTCATTGCCCAAGAATTGGACGTTAACTTCTCAGAG GTCCACTTAATGAACTTATCGACAAAAGGAAATGATTCCCTTGTTAAATGGGCCATCTATCCAGCAGGATCTGCAAATTATATGACGAATGCTGCTGCCATG GAAATAATACACCGTTTGGCTGAAAGTCGTGTTCATCTTCCTGATACATTTGGAAGTTACAAATTATTTGAATGGGGTATTGAGCCACCGCCGAAAAG GACTGGATGGCGACAAAGTTACTTGATCGTAGTTATAGCGTTGTCAGTTGTGTTGATACTTGGATTATCAGCTTTCCTAGGGTGGTTAATATGGAGAAGGGGGCAAGAATCATCTCTTCCATATGAGCGTGTTGAAAGTGTTGAAACCGTAGTGCGTGAACAAGAACTTCAACCACTAAAGTGA
- the LOC107845555 gene encoding aspartic proteinase 36 isoform X4, with protein sequence MERASFTATFTIVSIIIFIIILVDNDVVSCLHFSDVPNTYNRTTMVLPLFPPKDTSSSGRLLQKIPLNARMSLHDDLLLNGYYTTRLWIGTPPQSFALIVDTGSTVTYVPCSTCEQCGKHQDPRFQPEMSSTYQPVKCNIDCTCDNEREQCIYERQYAEMSSSSGVLGQDIVSFGNQSDLEPQQAVFGCENRETGDLYSQHADGIMGLGRGDLSIVDQLVEKHVISDSFSLCYGGMDFGGGAMVLGGIKSPADMVFTNSDPVRSPYYNIELKEIHVAGKALNLNPRVFDGNYGTVLDSGTTYAYLPEAAFAAFKSAVMKAVLSLKLIEGPDPNYKDICFSGAGSNGKKLSLSPENYLFRHSKVRGAYCLGIFQNGKDATTLLGGIIVRNTLVTYDRQHEMIGFWKTNCSELWDRLNLSPPPPPLPSGSDSKHSTGNMNPTLVPSGSPGYNAPGEIKVGFITFYMSLSVNYLDLKPYMTELTHLIAQELDVNFSEVHLMNLSTKGNDSLVKWAIYPAGSANYMTNAAAMEIIHRLAESRVHLPDTFGSYKLFEWGIEPPPKRCCLSCYYQDFCNWEKTSLLTSYFTFCLYQYVDECYSFLFVQHVVKFFS encoded by the exons ATGGAACGGGCGTCATTCACCGCTACATTCACGATAGTCtccattattatatttattattatactGGTCGATAACGATGTCGTTTCGTGTTTGCACTTTTCGGATGTGCCGAACACCTATAATCGGACTACCATGGTTCTTCCACTATTTCCTCCCAAAGACACATCGTCATCTGGTCGACTCCTCCAGAAAATCCCCCTGAATGCTCGAATGTCTCTACACGACGATCTACTCCTCAACGG ATATTATACAACCCGCCTTTGGATTGGAACTCCACCCCAGAGTTTTGCACTTATAGTGGATACTGGGAGTACTGTTACATATGTGCCTTGCTCGACGTGCGAACAATGCGGTAAGCATCAG GATCCTAGATTTCAGCCAGAAATGTCAAGCACCTATCAGCCTGTAAAATGTAATATTGACTGTACGTGTGACAATGAGAGGGAGCAGTGTATTTATGAAAGACAGTATGCGGAGATGAGTTCTAGTAGTGGGGTGCTTGGACAGGACATTGTGTCCTTTGGAAACCAAAGCGATCTTGAACCCCAGCAAGCTGTATTTGGATGTGAAAATAGGGAAACTGGTGATCTTTACAGCCAACATGCTGATGGTATAATGGGTTTGGGTCGTGGGGATCTCAGTATAGTGGATCAGCTTGTTGAGAAACATGTAATTAGTGATTCCTTCTCCTTGTGTTATGGAGGGATGGACTTTGGTGGCGGTGCAATGGTTCTTGGTGGAATAAAATCCCCTGCAGACATGGTCTTTACCAATTCGGATCCTGTACGCAG TCCATATTACAATATTGAGCTGAAGGAGATACATGTTGCTGGGAAGGCACTGAATCTGAATCCACGGGTTTTTGATGGAAATTACGGGACTGTGCTTGATAGTGGTACCACATATGCTTACCTTCCAGAAGCAGCATTTGCAGCCTTCAAGAGTGCT GTTATGAAAGCGGTTCTTTCTCTAAAGCTGATTGAAGGACCTGATCCAAATTATAAAGATATCTGCTTTTCTGGTGCAGGAAG CAATGGAAAGAAACTCTCTCTGTCCCCTGAAAACTACTTGTTCCGG CACTCAAAGGTGCGTGGTGCTTATTGTCTAGGGATATTTCAGAATGGGAAGGATGCAACAACTCTTCTTGGAG GAATTATTGTCCGCAACACACTTGTAACTTATGACCGTCAACATGAAATGATTGGTTTCTGGAAAACCAATTGTTCTGAATTATGGGATAGACTCAATTTATCTCCTCCACCTCCTCCATTGCCCTCAGGCTCGGATAGCAAACACTCCACAGGAAATATGAATCCTACATTGGTTCCTAGTGGCTCTCCTGGGTATAATGCACCTG GGGAAATTAAGGTTGGATTCATTACATTTTATATGTCGCTGAGTGTGAATTACTTAGACTTGAAGCCTTACATGACAGAGCTTACCCATCTCATTGCCCAAGAATTGGACGTTAACTTCTCAGAG GTCCACTTAATGAACTTATCGACAAAAGGAAATGATTCCCTTGTTAAATGGGCCATCTATCCAGCAGGATCTGCAAATTATATGACGAATGCTGCTGCCATG GAAATAATACACCGTTTGGCTGAAAGTCGTGTTCATCTTCCTGATACATTTGGAAGTTACAAATTATTTGAATGGGGTATTGAGCCACCGCCGAAAAG GTGCTGCTTGAGTTGCTACTATCAAGATTTCTGTAATTGGGAGAAGACATCTTTGCTGACTAGTTACTTCACCTTCTGTTTGTATCAATATGTTGATGAGTGCTACAGTTTTTTATTTGTTCAGCATGTAGTCAAGTTCTTCAGTTAG
- the LOC107845555 gene encoding aspartic proteinase 36 isoform X2 has product MERASFTATFTIVSIIIFIIILVDNDVVSCLHFSDVPNTYNRTTMVLPLFPPKDTSSSGRLLQKIPLNARMSLHDDLLLNGYYTTRLWIGTPPQSFALIVDTGSTVTYVPCSTCEQCGKHQDPRFQPEMSSTYQPVKCNIDCTCDNEREQCIYERQYAEMSSSSGVLGQDIVSFGNQSDLEPQQAVFGCENRETGDLYSQHADGIMGLGRGDLSIVDQLVEKHVISDSFSLCYGGMDFGGGAMVLGGIKSPADMVFTNSDPVRSPYYNIELKEIHVAGKALNLNPRVFDGNYGTVLDSGTTYAYLPEAAFAAFKSAVMKAVLSLKLIEGPDPNYKDICFSGAGSDISQLSKSFPPVDMVFSNGKKLSLSPENYLFRHSKVRGAYCLGIFQNGKDATTLLGGIIVRNTLVTYDRQHEMIGFWKTNCSELWDRLNLSPPPPPLPSGSDSKHSTGNMNPTLVPSGSPGYNAPGEIKVGFITFYMSLSVNYLDLKPYMTELTHLIAQELDVNFSEVHLMNLSTKGNDSLVKWAIYPAGSANYMTNAAAMEIIHRLAESRVHLPDTFGSYKLFEWGIEPPPKRCCLSCYYQDFCNWEKTSLLTSYFTFCLYQYVDECYSFLFVQHVVKFFS; this is encoded by the exons ATGGAACGGGCGTCATTCACCGCTACATTCACGATAGTCtccattattatatttattattatactGGTCGATAACGATGTCGTTTCGTGTTTGCACTTTTCGGATGTGCCGAACACCTATAATCGGACTACCATGGTTCTTCCACTATTTCCTCCCAAAGACACATCGTCATCTGGTCGACTCCTCCAGAAAATCCCCCTGAATGCTCGAATGTCTCTACACGACGATCTACTCCTCAACGG ATATTATACAACCCGCCTTTGGATTGGAACTCCACCCCAGAGTTTTGCACTTATAGTGGATACTGGGAGTACTGTTACATATGTGCCTTGCTCGACGTGCGAACAATGCGGTAAGCATCAG GATCCTAGATTTCAGCCAGAAATGTCAAGCACCTATCAGCCTGTAAAATGTAATATTGACTGTACGTGTGACAATGAGAGGGAGCAGTGTATTTATGAAAGACAGTATGCGGAGATGAGTTCTAGTAGTGGGGTGCTTGGACAGGACATTGTGTCCTTTGGAAACCAAAGCGATCTTGAACCCCAGCAAGCTGTATTTGGATGTGAAAATAGGGAAACTGGTGATCTTTACAGCCAACATGCTGATGGTATAATGGGTTTGGGTCGTGGGGATCTCAGTATAGTGGATCAGCTTGTTGAGAAACATGTAATTAGTGATTCCTTCTCCTTGTGTTATGGAGGGATGGACTTTGGTGGCGGTGCAATGGTTCTTGGTGGAATAAAATCCCCTGCAGACATGGTCTTTACCAATTCGGATCCTGTACGCAG TCCATATTACAATATTGAGCTGAAGGAGATACATGTTGCTGGGAAGGCACTGAATCTGAATCCACGGGTTTTTGATGGAAATTACGGGACTGTGCTTGATAGTGGTACCACATATGCTTACCTTCCAGAAGCAGCATTTGCAGCCTTCAAGAGTGCT GTTATGAAAGCGGTTCTTTCTCTAAAGCTGATTGAAGGACCTGATCCAAATTATAAAGATATCTGCTTTTCTGGTGCAGGAAG TGATATCTCACAACTCTCGAAATCCTTTCCACCTGTTGACATGGTATTTAGCAATGGAAAGAAACTCTCTCTGTCCCCTGAAAACTACTTGTTCCGG CACTCAAAGGTGCGTGGTGCTTATTGTCTAGGGATATTTCAGAATGGGAAGGATGCAACAACTCTTCTTGGAG GAATTATTGTCCGCAACACACTTGTAACTTATGACCGTCAACATGAAATGATTGGTTTCTGGAAAACCAATTGTTCTGAATTATGGGATAGACTCAATTTATCTCCTCCACCTCCTCCATTGCCCTCAGGCTCGGATAGCAAACACTCCACAGGAAATATGAATCCTACATTGGTTCCTAGTGGCTCTCCTGGGTATAATGCACCTG GGGAAATTAAGGTTGGATTCATTACATTTTATATGTCGCTGAGTGTGAATTACTTAGACTTGAAGCCTTACATGACAGAGCTTACCCATCTCATTGCCCAAGAATTGGACGTTAACTTCTCAGAG GTCCACTTAATGAACTTATCGACAAAAGGAAATGATTCCCTTGTTAAATGGGCCATCTATCCAGCAGGATCTGCAAATTATATGACGAATGCTGCTGCCATG GAAATAATACACCGTTTGGCTGAAAGTCGTGTTCATCTTCCTGATACATTTGGAAGTTACAAATTATTTGAATGGGGTATTGAGCCACCGCCGAAAAG GTGCTGCTTGAGTTGCTACTATCAAGATTTCTGTAATTGGGAGAAGACATCTTTGCTGACTAGTTACTTCACCTTCTGTTTGTATCAATATGTTGATGAGTGCTACAGTTTTTTATTTGTTCAGCATGTAGTCAAGTTCTTCAGTTAG
- the LOC107845555 gene encoding aspartic proteinase 36 isoform X6, with the protein MERASFTATFTIVSIIIFIIILVDNDVVSCLHFSDVPNTYNRTTMVLPLFPPKDTSSSGRLLQKIPLNARMSLHDDLLLNGYYTTRLWIGTPPQSFALIVDTGSTVTYVPCSTCEQCGKHQDPRFQPEMSSTYQPVKCNIDCTCDNEREQCIYERQYAEMSSSSGVLGQDIVSFGNQSDLEPQQAVFGCENRETGDLYSQHADGIMGLGRGDLSIVDQLVEKHVISDSFSLCYGGMDFGGGAMVLGGIKSPADMVFTNSDPVRSPYYNIELKEIHVAGKALNLNPRVFDGNYGTVLDSGTTYAYLPEAAFAAFKSAVMKAVLSLKLIEGPDPNYKDICFSGAGSDISQLSKSFPPVDMVFSNGKKLSLSPENYLFRHSKVRGAYCLGIFQNGKDATTLLGGIIVRNTLVTYDRQHEMIGFWKTNCSELWDRLNLSPPPPPLPSGSDSKHSTGNMNPTLVPSGSPGYNAPGEIKVGFITFYMSLSVNYLDLKPYMTELTHLIAQELDVNFSEIPCRST; encoded by the exons ATGGAACGGGCGTCATTCACCGCTACATTCACGATAGTCtccattattatatttattattatactGGTCGATAACGATGTCGTTTCGTGTTTGCACTTTTCGGATGTGCCGAACACCTATAATCGGACTACCATGGTTCTTCCACTATTTCCTCCCAAAGACACATCGTCATCTGGTCGACTCCTCCAGAAAATCCCCCTGAATGCTCGAATGTCTCTACACGACGATCTACTCCTCAACGG ATATTATACAACCCGCCTTTGGATTGGAACTCCACCCCAGAGTTTTGCACTTATAGTGGATACTGGGAGTACTGTTACATATGTGCCTTGCTCGACGTGCGAACAATGCGGTAAGCATCAG GATCCTAGATTTCAGCCAGAAATGTCAAGCACCTATCAGCCTGTAAAATGTAATATTGACTGTACGTGTGACAATGAGAGGGAGCAGTGTATTTATGAAAGACAGTATGCGGAGATGAGTTCTAGTAGTGGGGTGCTTGGACAGGACATTGTGTCCTTTGGAAACCAAAGCGATCTTGAACCCCAGCAAGCTGTATTTGGATGTGAAAATAGGGAAACTGGTGATCTTTACAGCCAACATGCTGATGGTATAATGGGTTTGGGTCGTGGGGATCTCAGTATAGTGGATCAGCTTGTTGAGAAACATGTAATTAGTGATTCCTTCTCCTTGTGTTATGGAGGGATGGACTTTGGTGGCGGTGCAATGGTTCTTGGTGGAATAAAATCCCCTGCAGACATGGTCTTTACCAATTCGGATCCTGTACGCAG TCCATATTACAATATTGAGCTGAAGGAGATACATGTTGCTGGGAAGGCACTGAATCTGAATCCACGGGTTTTTGATGGAAATTACGGGACTGTGCTTGATAGTGGTACCACATATGCTTACCTTCCAGAAGCAGCATTTGCAGCCTTCAAGAGTGCT GTTATGAAAGCGGTTCTTTCTCTAAAGCTGATTGAAGGACCTGATCCAAATTATAAAGATATCTGCTTTTCTGGTGCAGGAAG TGATATCTCACAACTCTCGAAATCCTTTCCACCTGTTGACATGGTATTTAGCAATGGAAAGAAACTCTCTCTGTCCCCTGAAAACTACTTGTTCCGG CACTCAAAGGTGCGTGGTGCTTATTGTCTAGGGATATTTCAGAATGGGAAGGATGCAACAACTCTTCTTGGAG GAATTATTGTCCGCAACACACTTGTAACTTATGACCGTCAACATGAAATGATTGGTTTCTGGAAAACCAATTGTTCTGAATTATGGGATAGACTCAATTTATCTCCTCCACCTCCTCCATTGCCCTCAGGCTCGGATAGCAAACACTCCACAGGAAATATGAATCCTACATTGGTTCCTAGTGGCTCTCCTGGGTATAATGCACCTG GGGAAATTAAGGTTGGATTCATTACATTTTATATGTCGCTGAGTGTGAATTACTTAGACTTGAAGCCTTACATGACAGAGCTTACCCATCTCATTGCCCAAGAATTGGACGTTAACTTCTCAGAG ATTCCTTGCAGGTCCACTTAA